TATCTGGAGCTGAGCAGCCGCCGTGTGGCGGAGATCATCTCGGAGGAGACGGGGGCAGAGCCTCTGCTTCTTCATTCCTGCCATAATGTGACCCGCGCCCAGTTTGAGGCCGGCATCACCTATGTGGAGCTGATGAGGCAGAATATTGAGAATTTGAGAAAAGGACTGGACGAATGAAACCGTTTATAACCTGTGAACACGTAGATTTTGGATATGAGAACCACGACGCGGTCATCGATTTAAACCTGGAATTATATCCGGGGGATTATCTGTGCGTGGTGGGCGAGAACGGCTCCGGCAAGAGCACTCTGATCAAGGGCCTTCTGGGACTTTTAAAGCCCACTGCCGGGACGCTTGTGGTGGCAGAGGAGTTAAAACGCGGAGGCATTGGATATCTGCCCCAGCAGACTGCGGCCCAGAAGGATTTTCCGGCTACCGTGCAGGAAGTGGTGCTGTCCGGCACCTTAAGCCGCCGGGGCAACCGGCCTTTTTACTCGGAGGCGGAAAGGAAGCTGGCCCTCGGCAATATGGAGCGTCTGGGGATCACTGGCCTGAAGAAAAAGTGTTACCGGGAGCTTTCCGGCGGGCAGCAGCAGAGAGTGCTGATCGCACGCGCGCTGTGTGCCACGGAACAGCTGCTGATCTTAGATGAGCCGATCACCGGTCTGGATCCCTCGGCGATCCAGGATTTTTACCATCTGATCCGGAAGCTGAACAGGGAGGATCAGATCACGATCATCATGGTCTCCCATGACATCCGCAACGTCATCACCCAGGCCGGTAAGATTCTGCATATGCAGCAGAGGATCTTGTATAACGGCACGGCAGAGGGATACCGGAACAGTGCAGCGGGAAAAGAATTTCTGGGAGGTGACGAGCCGTGGATATGATCCGGGAAATGTTATCCTACCCGTTTGTGGTGCGCGCGCTGCTGGGCGGCATTATGGTGTCCCTCTGCGCGGCGCTTTTAGGCGTCAGCCTGGTGCTGAAACGTTACTCAATGATCGGAGACGGGCTGTCCCATGTGTCCTTCGGCGCCCTGTCGGTGGCTGTGGCGGTAGGCTGGTCGCCGCTTAAGGTGTCGATCCCCGTGGTGATCCTCGCCGCGTTTTTCCTCCTGAGGATCACGGAGCACGGTAAGGTAAAGAGCGACGCGGCGATCGCCATGATATCTGCCAGCGCCCTGGCTGCCGGTATTATCGTGACCTCTCTGACCACCGGCATGACCACGGATGTGAGCAGCTACATGTTTGGGAGCATCCTTGCCATGAGCAGGGAGGATGTGATCTTAAGCGCCGGCCTGTCACTGGTGGTGCTCTGCCTGTTTGTATTTTGTTACAACAAATTGTTTGCCGTGACCTTTGATGAGAATTTTGCCAAGGCCACCGGCGTGAGGGTGGAGCTTTACAATATATTGATCGCGGTACTGACGGCGGTGACCATCGTTCTGGGGATGCGGATGATGGGGGCCATGCTGATCTCCAGCCTGATCATCTTCCCGGCGTTGACCTCCATGCGGATATTCAAAAGCTTCCGCGGGGTGGTGCTCTGCTCCGGGGTGCTGGCGGTAGTGTGTTTCTGTATCGGAATCATTTTATCCTATGGTTTGTCCACACCGGCGGGAGCCAGCGTGGTTATGGTAAACCTGGCGGCGTTTCTTTTATTCACCGCAGCTGCCGCGCTTTTAAGAGGGCGGGGCAGGAGCCAGGGATTATAACTGTATAACGGAGGAAAGGTAAAAAGGGATATGGGAAATCTATTTGTTAAAAAGCTGTATCAGATGCGCAGTCATCTGACCCAGACCCAGTTCATTGCATACGGATTCATAGGAGTGATCCTTACGGGGACGCTGCTTTTGATGCTTCCGGTTTCCAGTAAGAGCGGCACCGTCAGCCCGTTTCTGAACTGCCTGTTTACGGCAACCAGTGCATCCTGTGTGACGGGGCTGATCGTGTATGATACCTGGACCCACTGGTCGGTATTTGGGCAGCTTGTGATCATCACCCTGATCCAGATCGGCGGACTGGGGTTCATCACCATCGGCGTGTTTCTGTCCATGGTCCTTCGGCGCAAGATCGGTCTGAAGGAACGCGGCCTGATGCAGGAGAGCGTGAATACCCTGCAGATCGGCGGCATGGTCAGGCTGGCAAAAAAGATCATCATCGGAACAGTATTGTTTGAGGGGACCGGGGCGCTGATCCTGGCGCTTCGGTTTATCCCTGAGCATGGCATTATCAAAGGTACTTACTATGGGATATTCCATGCCATATCCGCATTCTGCAACGCGGGCTTCGATCTGATGGGGTGGCAGGGGGAATACAGCTCCCTGGTGAATTTTTATGACGACTGGGTGGTGAATCTGGTCATCATGTCCCTGATCGTCATCGGAGGCATCGGCTTTGTGGTCTGGGATGATGTGAGCCGGAAGGGGCTGAAGGTACACAAATATATGCTGCACACGAAGATCGTTCTTCTGACTACATTCGTTCTGGTATTTGGCAGCGCCTGGCTGTTTTACCGGTTTGAACAGAACAATCTCCTTGTGGGAATGAACACCAGCGGAAAGATCCTGACATCCCTGTTCAGCTCGGTCACGGCCAGGACGGCGGGGTTCAATACGACGGACACTGCGTCCCTGACAGATGCCAGCAAGCTTTTGACGGTGATCCTGATGTTTATCGGAGGAAGCCCCGGTTCTACAGCAGGCGGCGTCAAGACGACTACCATCATTGTCATGTACTTATACCTGTGGTCCACCATCCAGCGTACTTATGGAGCCAATGCTTTTGGCAGACGGCTGGAGGATGACGCTATCAAGCGCGCCAGCACGATCTTTATCATCAACCTGACCCTTGCGCTTGCGGCCTCGGTATATATTATGGCGTCGCAGCAGCTTCCCATGTCGGATGTGTTGTTTGAGACGTTTTCGGCCATCGGCACAGTGGGGATGACCACGGGGATCACCCGGGCGCTTTCTCCCATGTCGCGGCTGACGATCATTTTTCTGATGTATTGCGGACGGGTAGGCAGTTTGTCCTTTGCCCTGTCCTTTACCCAGCATAAGCGGGTGGCTCACGTGCAGCAGCCGGTAGAGCGGATAACGATTGGTTAAGGAGGATATGGATATGAAGTCGATTTTGATTATTGGAATGGGGCGTTTCGGACGCCATCTCTGCATGAATCTGTCCACTCTGGGCAACCAGGTAATGATCGTGGACGAGAAGGAGGAGAATCTGGAAGAGCTGCTTCCCTATGTGGTCAGCGCGAAGATTGGCGACTGTACCAATGAAGCGGTGTTGAGGAGCCTGGGTATCTCCAACTTTGATCTGTGTTTCGTGTGCATCGGCACCAATTTCCAGAGCAGTCTGGAGATCACCAGCCTGGTCAAGGAATTGGGCGGCCGCCATGTGGTCAGCAAGGCTAACCGGGATATCCATGCCAAATTCCTGCTGCGCAACGGCGCCGATGAGGTGATCTACCCGGACCGCGATATCGCTGAAAAGCTGGCGGTGCGTTATAGTGCGAACCATGTATTTGATTATATCGAGCTGACGGATGAATATTCCATTTACGAGATCCCGCCGCTGCCGGGCTGGGTGGATAAGAGTATCAAGGATCTGGATATCCGCAATAAGTACCATATCAGTATCCTGGGGACCAAAGAGAACGGCAAAGCCAAGCTGATGCCCGGCGCTGATTACATGATCCGCCACGACGAGCACCTGATGGTGATCGGCAAGAAGACGGATGTGGATAAGATCTTAAAGGAGCTGCCGTAACGGCGGCTCCTTACAGCCTGCGGTTCTTATATTCCTTTGGGCTTATCCCCGTATACTTTTTAAATATGGCGGAGAAATACGCAGGGTCGTGAAAACCAACCTGTTCAGCTACTTCATAATTTAAGCTTTCTGTGTCGGAGAGCAGTTCTTTTGCTTTTTCGATCCGGGCAAGGTTGATGTATTCAGTCAGCGCCTGCCCGGTTTCTTTTTTGAAGGTGCGGCTGAGATAGGACGGATTGATGGGGATCTCTCCGGCTATCTGGTCTAAGGACAGGCTGGAGGCGAGATTGCTGTCAATATAGGACATGGTCTGTCTCACGATCCTGCTGAAGCCTTCTTCTTTCACCAGAGCATTTCTCAAATGATCCAGGAATTCTGTGATGATTACCTCCAACTCAAAAATATCCGTAGAGCTTTCAATCTTTTGGATGACAAAATCGCTGTTGCCGGTTTTTCCCTTTTTCACAAGCGCACGGAGCCCAATATAATAGATCATGGTGCAGATGTTTTTTACATCTGCTGATTTGGCGAACCTGCTTTTCATGCGGATGAACATGGAATTGACCACGGAGAAAGCGGCTGTAAAGTCGCGGCCTATGATGGCGGTCTCCAGTTCGTTTAAGGAGAGGGCTTCCTCTGCCGTGAGCGCGTCGCCGGATCTTACGGGCAGGTTGCCGCGGTAATATGCGATGGAACCGGTGGAATAGAAATTCTGTGTCAGGGCGTTGATGGATTCTGAGACAGCGGCGGAATACCCGGCTCCCGTACTGTGAAGGGCGCTGATACCGACGGAGACTTCCATACCGTACATGGAGCGTGCCGTCTCCTGGATCTCACGGCATCTGGCGCGGAGTGGGTGGCTGTCCTGGGATGATACGATGCCACAGGGCGGAACATTGCCGGTGTGCGGTCCATTGGCTCCAGGGGGAGTATTGTCGTTTGTTGTTTCCTCTCTGTAAATACTCAGGACCAGGTTGTTATACCGGCAGCAGCCTGCCCATGGATGCGACCCAACAAGCTCTTTCAGCACTGGGATGTCCCCTCCGGGCGGGAGCAGCTGGAAGGCCGCTACGCGGAAGCAGTCCAAACGGATCCCGTATTCCCGGATACGTTCCAAAAGCTCTGCATTGTCCGGATGGTCGGTCAGCTCCTGCAAAAGCTGGTCCTTTAAAAAGGCCAGATCCGACTGTTCCATGTGCCTCTGCTGTCTGGCGGTTATGATCTTTTTCTGGGCATTTTGTACGGCGGCGATGACCTGTTCCTTGGAGATGGGCTTTAACAGGAAATCGCTGACATTGTACTGGATGGCGGTCTGGGCATAGGTAAAGTCGGCGTAGCCCGTCAGGATGATGACCTTGATACCGGGATAGTGTTCGCTTATATATCTGGCCAGATAAAGCCCGTCCGCTTCCGGCATACGGATATCGGTGATCACAATGTCAATGGGATGGTCCTTCAGCTTCTCGATGGCCTCCAGACCGTCGCTGGCGGTGTCGTCGATGGTACAGTTGATGGCCTCCCAGTTGATAAAACGGGAGATCCCTTTGCGTATGGGGGCTTCGTCGTCAACGATCATCAGATGAAATATCATGTTTCCTCCTTTATATCCCGGTTTAGCGGAACATGGAATGAAATGGTAGTGCAGACCAGGGGAACGCTTGTGATGGTGAGGCAGGCGCTGTCCCCGAATAAAAGCCGAAGCCGGCGGTCTAAGTTGCGCAGTCCGATGTGGGTGTGGCTGTCCTCGGCGGACGGCTGGATGGCCTGGATATCAGGGATGGAAGGAAACCCGATCCCGTTGTCTAAAACGTTGATCTCCAGCTGGCTCTCCTGGAGAATCACGTTGACAGCCAGCTTCCCTGCGCCTTTTTTCGGCTCCAGGCCGTGGACAAATGCGTTTTCCACCAGAGGCTGGATACAGAACCGGGGGATCACGTAGCCGTAAAGGTCGGGGCTTACCTGGATCTCCACAGAGATCTTATCCTCGAACCGCATCTTCTGGAGGTAGGTGTAGAGCCGTACATATTGAAGCTCCTCGCCCAGGGTGGTGTAGTTGGACTGCTTTGCCACCACATTGGTCTTTAAAAGCTCACCCAGGGAAATGACCATCTGGTAGATCTCCTCATCGCCTGTCATCTGGGCCTTCCATGCGATGGTATTTAAAGTGTTGAACAGAAAATGCGGGTCCATCTGAGCCTGCAGGGATCGGATCTCCGAATTCTTGAGCAGCAGCTGTTTTTCCATGTTGTCCTTGTAGTAGGTATTTAACTGCTCCAGCATATGGTTGAAGGCTTCGGCCAGGGCGTTGAACTCGGAATACATTTCCACGGGCGGCATGGGGGTTTCCCGGCTGCCCTTTGCGATCATGTTGATATGGCTGATCATGTGGCGGATGGGGGTGGAGATGGCGCCGCTGATGCTTAGGGAGGTCAGTATGGCAGCGCCTGCGCAGGCTAAGAGCACCAGCCAGTATATGCGGAGGGTCTGGTTTAGCTGTTCCACCATCTGGTTTTTGGGGGCGATGACCATGGAGGTGATGTCCGTATTGGCGACCCGGGTGGATGCCGCCAGATAATCCTGGCCTCCCGCAGAGACCTCCTCCGGGAACTGGCTGCTGCCGCCCTGGCCTGCCTGGGCGGACAGTTCCGCTTCATATGGCTCCATAAGCGGCTTTGTGACCATGGACATCTCACTGTTGTACAGGCAGACCGCCCACTGGTCGTCCATGTTGGAATTGAAGTAGCTGCTCCAGGCGTCCTTGTCAACGCCAAACACAATGGCGGCAATCGGTTCACCGGTGTAAGTGCTGTAAATATTCCGTATAAAATAGATGGCGTCCTGTCCCATCCCGGCGCTCCGGATGACCAGGCTGCCGTTGTCATTTGGCACCGACTCTGCAGCCTGCCGCATACTGTCCAGTTCTGCGGCCGTGCCCGTTACCGACACATGATAGTAGTGGTCGGGGGAGAGGAAGATACAGGCGGAATTGATCATGCCTTCATGCCACAGGTAGTTGTTGATCAGCAGGTAGCCCATCTGCTTTTCTACCGCCAGCCGTTTGCGGGCGTCGTGGGTGATCGGCTCCACCTGGTCCCGGATCAGCGTGTTGGACATGAACTGGCTGTTGAGGGAATCGATGAGCCGGATCTGTTCCCCGACTTTTTCGTTGACTCTCCCCAGCTGCTGCATGAGCTGTTCAGTCTGGCTTGAGGTCAGAAGCCGGGCTGTCTTATCATAAAAGAAAATACTGCAGAATATCAGGATGCATGTCACGGTGCCCGTAATGGTCAGGGTAATGTAGGCGCGCAAAGAATGGAGCCTTTTTTTCTTTATGGACGGATTATTCATGGTCGGTCCTCTCGGTCTTTTTAAATATCTTGATCACCTCTCATTATGTCACATTTTGACGGCGGATTCAATTCCTGTGGAATTTTGGACATGAGGTTTATAGAAAAAGTAAAAATATTCATAGAAAAGGCATACGAACTTCCAGCGGTGTTAAATACAGGAAAAATCATATCAAAATATTCCAAAAACAGGTAAAATGACTGTATTCAAAATAAAATAGATCCACTTTATAATAAAATCATCTTGAACGAGGAGGAAGAAACAATGAAAAAAAGAGTATGGAGCGTGCTGATGTGCACCGCTGTGGCGGCGTCTTTGCTGGCTGGCTGCGGAGGCGGCAAGAGTGCGGGAGACGGTGCAAATGGAGCCGCGCCGGCAGCGGGAGAGCAGAAATCTGCGGAAGGCAAGGTGGTACTGAATGTGATCAATTATCATGTGGGTACGGACTATGCAGCGGAATATTATGATTATCTGTTCACCGAATTCCAGAAGACGGAGGAAGGGAAAAATATCGAGTTTAAGTTTGAGGAGATCCCGACCACAGATGCTTATAACCAGAAGATCAAGCTGCTGATCTCCAGCGGGGATCTTCCCGATATCGTTTTTAACGGTGGAAACAATATCACGGAGCTGGCGGTAAAAGCCGGAAAAGTACAGGATCTGACCCCGTTTTTTGACGAAGATCCGGAGTGGAAGGCCCTGTTTGATGAGGAGTCCTTAAAATTCAACTCGGTGGACGGGAAGATATACGGAGTGCCTGTATCCAAGGAGATTTCTTATATCTATTATAACAAGGATCTGTTTGCCCAGGCCGGGCTGACCCCGCCGGAAGTAGCATATGAGACCTGGGATGAGTTCTTTGCGGCCTGTGACACCTTTAAGGAGAAGGGCATAACTCCGCTCGGCATGGATACCGCAGACTTGGGCTGGCTGTCCAACTTATGGTACAGCGGCCTCATCGGAACGAACGGGCAGGCAGGCAACGACTTTATGAATACCATGTATCCGACTGATTACAGCACGCCGGAGGTCTTAAAGGCCACAGAGAGCCTCCAGAAGATGCTGGCCCAGTATACCACGGCAGACGCGGTAGGAGGCAAGTACGATACTATGGCGACTCATTTCTTCAACAGCGAGGTTGCCATGATCCCCAACGGCCCCTGGATGATCCCGGATATCCGCAGCACGGAGAAAGCGCCGGAGGGCTTCTATGACAAGGTTGGCATCATGCTGCTGCCGGAGTACGGCATGGAGATGGTACCTACCCCCGGGGATATGGTAGGAGCGAAGGACCCGGAGAAGATCAAAGCGGCGGTTGCGTTCTTAAAGTTCGAGACCACAAAAGCCAACCAGCTGAAAGGCCTTGAGATGGCAGGGCTTCAGCCGGTATCCACGGATATCGAGATCCCGGCATCCCTCACAGAGGCTGACCCGCTGATGGCGGAGGTGCTGGACATCCAGTCCAAAGCCAAATGGACCTATGGGCAGAACCAGGCATACTGGTATCAGAACGTGATCGATACCTTCTCCACCCAGCTTCCGGAGCTGGCATATGAGAATATCTCCGTGGAGGATTTCTGCAAAAAGCTTTCCGAGGCTGCGCAGAAAAATTAAAACGGACTGCGGTATTGCAACGCGACTCTAAAACATTGACACACTGGTACGGCAGGCGGTATTTTCCGCCTGCCATCTATGTGACCGGAAAGGAGATAAAACGTGAGCACAAGAAATAAAAAACTGTGGATCGCCCTGTTTATTATCCCGTGCATGATCCTGTTCTGCATCGTATATGCGGCTCCGATCGTGACCGTTCTCTATACCTCGCTCTGTGAATACAGCGTTTCTGTGAAACCGAAATTCCAGGGCCTGGGGAATTTTATTGCGATCTTTCAAGACGAGGATTTTATAGAATCCATCAAAAATACGCTCCTGTGGGTGGTGTTACAGAGCACGGTCCATGTGACCATCGGATTTGTTATGGCCCTGATCCTGCGGAGAAAGCCTCACGGCTGGAAGGTGGTGCGCACCGCCTATATGATCCCCAATATCATACCGACGGCGGCTACGGGCGTGATGTTCACCCTGCTGTTAAACCCGTCCTTCGGCGTGATCAAGTCCCTCTGGACAGCTATTGGTATGGATGCGTCCCGGATTCCAAACCTGTTTGGTAATTCCCGGTATGCATTCTGGACTGTGACCATGACCTGGATCCTCTATTCTGGTTTCAACACGATCATCTTTTTGTCGGAGATGGGAGCGGTGGATCCGGCTATCTATGAGGCGGCAAGGGTGGATGGTGCAAAGCCGTGGCAGATGGACCGTTTTATCACGATCCCGCTGATGAAAAATATCTTCGGCACCTGCGTGATCCTGGCGTCTGTCGCCATGGTTTCCCAGTTTGATATCATCTACATGACTACCAAGGGCGGCCCCGGTAACTCGACTTTGAACCTGCCGATCTACCTTTACAAGGCGGCCACTCTGGAAAACAACTTCGGCAAGGCCAACGCGGTCGGCGTGGTCCAGATCGTCCTAGGACTGACCCTGGTGCTGCTGATCCAGAGGCTGTTCCGTGAAAAGAAAGAAAAGAAGGAGGCGTGAGCATGAAAATAGATTCCAAAGCAAAAAAGTGCCTGCTTAGCATTCCCCTGTACCTGTACATGATCTTCTTTGTACTCATCGCCATCGGACCGATGGTATGGGCATTTTTAAGCTCCTTTAAGACATATGCCGAGATCAACTCGTCGGCTGTGTCCCTGCCGTCCACATTCAATTTCAACAACTATAAAGACGCGTTCAAATATGCCCCGATCGCAAAATATTTTATGAACAGTGTGATGATCGTTGGGGTCAGCGTACTGGTGACGGTTTCGGCGGTAGCCATGTGCTCCTATGTGGTATCCCGGTTCAACTTTAAGCTGAAGACCGTGATCATCCTGCTGATCTCCGCCTGCCTGATGCTTCCGGCCCAGGCCATATCCCAGCCGCTCTTTACGATTTTCAAGAATCTGGGTATTTTTGATACCAAGCTGGGACTGGTCATCGTGTACTCCGCCATGGGAATTCCCATGTCCTTCTTTGTCATGACCAGCTACTACGCAACGATCTCCACGGCCCTTGAGGAGTCGGCCTACATAGACGGCGCAACCTTTTTACAGACCTTTTTCGGAATTATCCTGCCCCTTGCCAAGCCGGGGCTGGTGACGGTGGCGCTCCTGCAGTTTATCAATACCTGGAATGAGTTTTATTTCGCACTCATGCTCACCAGCGGCGATACGGCGCGAACCGTTCCGATCGCGCTGAATTATTATATGGGGACGTTTGCCAACAACTATTCGGCGCTGTTTGCGGCGGTGGTCATGACCGTGCTGCCTACGATCGTACTGTTCATCATACTTCAGCGTCAGGTGATGGAGAGCCTGACCGAGGGCGCTGTGAAAGGATAAGCTTATGGACTTGAATAAAAAACCAATCTATCCTGTGGAGCCGTGGAACATCAGGGAGACGGAATTCACCACAGAGTACAACTACAGAAACGAAACAACCTTTGCCCTGTCAAACGGCTATATCGGGACCCGGGGGACCCTCGAGGAGGATTACGGATTTGATGTGGATACGGGGTTGGAGGGCAACTTTATCAATGGGTTTTACGAGAGCGAAAAGATCCGGTACGGGGAAGCTAACTTTGGCTCCCCCGAGTACAGCCAGTCCCTTTTAAACCTGCCGGATTTAAAGAAGATCCGGCTGGAGATCTGCGGGGAAGTCTTTGATATGAGGCAGGGATCCATGGAATCCTATTCCCGGACGCTGGATCTGAAGAATGGGGTACTGGAGAGAAGCCTGTTATGGACCTCTCCGCAGGGACGTCAGGTGAAGCTGTGCATCCGGCGGCTGGTATCCTTCCGGTGCAAGAATCTGATGGAGACCAGCTACGAGGTTATCCCGGTCAATTTTTCCGGAACAGTCCGTTTTACTTCGTATCTTCATGCCGACGTGGAAAACCACACAAGGAAGACCAACCCCATCGTGGATTATGGGCCATTTGGAAGGAAGCTGGAGCCGGTCGGGCTTTCCGCTGCCGGGACGGGCATCTATTACGAGGGGATTACCCAGAACAGCAGGCTGACTATGGCCTGCGGGTGTGAACATGCGGTGCTGTATGATGGGAAGCGGGCTGCGGCAGAAGGGTCTGAGGAAGCGGAAGCCGGTCAGGTTCCGGTGTTGAAGGTAAGTAGCCGTGAGGCTCAGCTCGACGCAGACATTACCCTGCAGCTTGATGCGGAGGCCGGTCATTGTGTGACGCTGGAAAAGTATATGGGCTATACATCCTGCCTTGACATGCCGGAGGGAGAGCTTGCCGCCTGCGTGGAACAGGTATTGGCGGAGGCTGCGGCCCTTGGATTTTCGGGGGAGCGGCAGTGCCAGCGGGAATATATGGATTCCTTCTGGGCGTCCGCGGATGTGCAGGTGGATGGGGATGAACAGCTGCTTCAGGGAATCCGCTTCAACCTGTTCCACATCATGCAGGCTGCGGGACGGGACGGAAGGACCGGCATGGGAGCAAAAGGGCTGACCGGAGAGGGGTATGAGGGGCATTATTTCTGGGATACGGAAATGTATATGCTGCCGGTATTCATCTACACGAAGCCGGAGCTGGCAAGAACGCTTTTGGACTACCGCTACAATACCCTGGATCAGGCGAGGGCCAGGGCGAGGATTCTTGGACATGATACGGGGGCCCTCTATCCGTGGCGGACCATCAACGGCGAGGAAGCGTCCACCTATTATCCGCTGGGCACGGCCCAGTATCATATCAACGGGGATATTGCCTATGCGCTTTGCCTGTATCTGGACGTTACCGGGGATGTGGAATATCTAACGGAGAAAGGTGCGGAGATCCTGATCGAGACGGCGCGGGTGTGGGCGGACGTGGGGAGCTTTGCGGAGTGCCGCGGCGGAAAATACTGCATCTGCTCTGTGACGGGACCAGATGAATACAATGTACTTGTGGACAACAATTTTTACACAAACCTGATGGCGAGAGAGAACTTGAGAGCTGCCATAAAGGCAGTGGATTATATGAAAAACCACGCATGCAGAGCGTATGCTGCACTTGCAGAGCGGATTCATTTTGACTGGAATGAGACGCTGTTATGGGCAAAGATCGTGGATAATATGTATTTTCCTTATGATGAGAAACGGGGAGTCTACCCGCTGGATGACGGTTTCATGATGCGCAAGCCTTGGGATGAGAGCAGGATACCTCCCGAGAAGCGGGCGTGGCTCTATGAGAATTACCATCCGCTGTTCATCATGCGCCACAGGATGTCGAAGCAGGCGGACTCCATGCTGGGAATGTATCTGTACAGCAATCTGTTTACGGAGGAGGAGATCCGGAGAAACTATGATTTCTATCAGGAGGTGACTCTGCATCATTCTTCCCTCTCCACCTGTATCTTTGGGATCGTGGCGAGCCAGATCGGATATCACAGGGAAGCGTACGAGTACTTTTCCCAGTCAGCCAGGATGGATCTGGACGACTACCACAACAATGTCTACGCCGGGATCCACGGCGCCAATATGGCGGGGACCTGGCAGGCGATCGTCAACGGGTTTGCAGGGCTTCGGACCAACGCTTCCAGGCTGAGCTTTGCCCCGCATCTGCCTGAGGAGTGGAACGGGTACACGTTTAAGATCACTTACCGTGGCAGTCTTTTGAAGGTGGACATACGGCGTGGAGCGCATGGAGCTGAAGCGGCTTATACGCTGTTAAAGGGACCGGGACTGGAACTGTTTTCCGGAGGCAAAAAAATCGTTTTGGAGAAGGAAGGAGACTGCTGCTGTGAAAAAATATAAGGCAATCTTTTTTGACTGGGACGGCACAGCCGTGCTGTCCCGGAAGGCGCCCACCGGGCAGGTGGCGGAGCAGATGAAACGTCTGTTGGGACAAGGAGTCTGTCTGGCGGTCATCAGCGGGACCACCATAGAGAATATCGGCGGTGGAAGGCTCCATGAGGCATTTACACCTGGAGAGCGGAAGAATCTGTTTTACGGTCTGGGCCGCGGAGCCTACAATTATCACTTTACAGATGCCGGAGAGCCAGAGATCTTCTGCAATATGGTGCCGGACCGTCCGACCATGGTCAGGGTGCACCGGGCCTGCTATGATATCCATGAGCAGTTGTTTTCGGAGTATGGGTTTGAGACCGACATCATATTCAGCCGCCCCAATTACTGTAAGATAGACTTAATGGTAGGCAATGACCGGGGCGAGCACTTGTTTTTCCAGGATGACGAGCTTGGAAGACTGAAGGAGAGTATGAAAAACCACGGGATCAGGTCAGGGCTGACCGGGCTTCTTGAGCTGGCAGTCCAGGCAGGCAAAAAGCAGAACCTTCAGCTGTCTGCCACCACCGATGCAAAATATCTGGAGGCAGGTTTGACGAGTAAGAGCCATAATGTGGATATCATCCTGGATCATTTAAAAGAGACCCGCGGGATTCTTCCAGAAAACTGTGCTTTTTGGGGGGATGAATATGTGGGAATGGATGAGGGGCTTTTTGGCAGCGACAGCTTTATGATGACAGAAAAATCATGTACAGGAGATTTTTATGACGTGTCGGAAGCTTCCGGGAAACGTCCGGACGGCGTGAACGTGCTGGGCGGCGGTGTCGGGACATTTTTAGAGTTTTTGGAGGAACAGGGGGGAAGTTGGAAGAATAAGTGATAGTAATATTGAGATTGTGGCAGAAGGCCAACACCATAGACACATATGTTTGTTAAAGTACATCAAAAATCAGGAGG
This portion of the Clostridium sp. AN503 genome encodes:
- a CDS encoding ATP-binding cassette domain-containing protein; translated protein: MKPFITCEHVDFGYENHDAVIDLNLELYPGDYLCVVGENGSGKSTLIKGLLGLLKPTAGTLVVAEELKRGGIGYLPQQTAAQKDFPATVQEVVLSGTLSRRGNRPFYSEAERKLALGNMERLGITGLKKKCYRELSGGQQQRVLIARALCATEQLLILDEPITGLDPSAIQDFYHLIRKLNREDQITIIMVSHDIRNVITQAGKILHMQQRILYNGTAEGYRNSAAGKEFLGGDEPWI
- a CDS encoding metal ABC transporter permease; its protein translation is MDMIREMLSYPFVVRALLGGIMVSLCAALLGVSLVLKRYSMIGDGLSHVSFGALSVAVAVGWSPLKVSIPVVILAAFFLLRITEHGKVKSDAAIAMISASALAAGIIVTSLTTGMTTDVSSYMFGSILAMSREDVILSAGLSLVVLCLFVFCYNKLFAVTFDENFAKATGVRVELYNILIAVLTAVTIVLGMRMMGAMLISSLIIFPALTSMRIFKSFRGVVLCSGVLAVVCFCIGIILSYGLSTPAGASVVMVNLAAFLLFTAAAALLRGRGRSQGL
- a CDS encoding potassium transporter TrkG, producing the protein MGNLFVKKLYQMRSHLTQTQFIAYGFIGVILTGTLLLMLPVSSKSGTVSPFLNCLFTATSASCVTGLIVYDTWTHWSVFGQLVIITLIQIGGLGFITIGVFLSMVLRRKIGLKERGLMQESVNTLQIGGMVRLAKKIIIGTVLFEGTGALILALRFIPEHGIIKGTYYGIFHAISAFCNAGFDLMGWQGEYSSLVNFYDDWVVNLVIMSLIVIGGIGFVVWDDVSRKGLKVHKYMLHTKIVLLTTFVLVFGSAWLFYRFEQNNLLVGMNTSGKILTSLFSSVTARTAGFNTTDTASLTDASKLLTVILMFIGGSPGSTAGGVKTTTIIVMYLYLWSTIQRTYGANAFGRRLEDDAIKRASTIFIINLTLALAASVYIMASQQLPMSDVLFETFSAIGTVGMTTGITRALSPMSRLTIIFLMYCGRVGSLSFALSFTQHKRVAHVQQPVERITIG
- a CDS encoding TrkA family potassium uptake protein, with the translated sequence MKSILIIGMGRFGRHLCMNLSTLGNQVMIVDEKEENLEELLPYVVSAKIGDCTNEAVLRSLGISNFDLCFVCIGTNFQSSLEITSLVKELGGRHVVSKANRDIHAKFLLRNGADEVIYPDRDIAEKLAVRYSANHVFDYIELTDEYSIYEIPPLPGWVDKSIKDLDIRNKYHISILGTKENGKAKLMPGADYMIRHDEHLMVIGKKTDVDKILKELP
- a CDS encoding response regulator transcription factor; this encodes MIFHLMIVDDEAPIRKGISRFINWEAINCTIDDTASDGLEAIEKLKDHPIDIVITDIRMPEADGLYLARYISEHYPGIKVIILTGYADFTYAQTAIQYNVSDFLLKPISKEQVIAAVQNAQKKIITARQQRHMEQSDLAFLKDQLLQELTDHPDNAELLERIREYGIRLDCFRVAAFQLLPPGGDIPVLKELVGSHPWAGCCRYNNLVLSIYREETTNDNTPPGANGPHTGNVPPCGIVSSQDSHPLRARCREIQETARSMYGMEVSVGISALHSTGAGYSAAVSESINALTQNFYSTGSIAYYRGNLPVRSGDALTAEEALSLNELETAIIGRDFTAAFSVVNSMFIRMKSRFAKSADVKNICTMIYYIGLRALVKKGKTGNSDFVIQKIESSTDIFELEVIITEFLDHLRNALVKEEGFSRIVRQTMSYIDSNLASSLSLDQIAGEIPINPSYLSRTFKKETGQALTEYINLARIEKAKELLSDTESLNYEVAEQVGFHDPAYFSAIFKKYTGISPKEYKNRRL